One genomic region from Antedon mediterranea chromosome 3, ecAntMedi1.1, whole genome shotgun sequence encodes:
- the LOC140044907 gene encoding complement component 1 Q subcomponent-binding protein, mitochondrial-like, which produces MAFNVSKVAYRLLTNIGKTSLCISASNRLVYKSFNNVNTSSRAFTRSLWYAINPTMNGGVSVPPEIGGISGHSKLCACGCAGMHTEGDKELAQFLEDEIKLEKKNQTKGEAQEVDDFTKSVTGSTVSLSKNDNGEKIVVSFNVNHSVEADEDSAEGENEDAESLMRSYPDFNVEITKESQQTLSLKCSFSTELNEGEAEDQQEEDTFIIDEVSIYKDTATDKVYTVGSEVMDGDLYDLLMNMLEERGIDDAFTDKLCDLATSVEHSQYIQFLQNLKDIAKS; this is translated from the exons ATGGCATTTAATGTTTCAAAAGTTGCATATCGTCTGTTAACAAACATAGGGAAGACTTCGTTATGCATATCGGCTTCAAACAGACTGGTTTACAAAAGTTTTAACAACGTCAATACATCTTCAAGAGCTTTTACACGATCGTTATGGTATGCGATTAACCCGACGATGAATGGAGGTGTGAGTGTGCCTCCTGAAATCGGTGGAATTTCTGGACACTCAAAATTATGTGCATGCGGTTGTGCCGGCATGCATACAGAAG gCGACAAAGAACTTGCTCAATTTCTTGAAGATGAAATAAAACttgaaaagaaaaatcaaaCAAAAGGGGAGGCTCAAGAGGTAGATGATTTCACTAAATCTGTCACTGGATCTACTGTTAGTTTATCAAAAAATGATAATGGAGAAAA AATAGTTGTTTCATTCAATGTAAACCATTCAGTTGAAGCAGATGAAGACTCAGCAGAAGGAGAGAATGAAGATGCAGAATCATTG atGCGTTCATATCCAGATTTCAATGTTGAGATAACTAAAGAGAGTCAGCAAACTTTATCACTGAAGTGTAGTTTTTCTACTGAATTAAATGAAGGTGAGGCAGAGGATCAACAGGAAGAAGATACCTTTATAATTGATGAAGTGTCAATTTACAAGGATACTGCTACTGATAAGGTGTACACTGTAGGAAGTGAAGTCATGGATGGA gatttgtatgatttgttaaTGAACATGTTAGAAGAAAGAGGAATTGATGATGCATTTACTGACAAGCTGTGCGATTTGGCAACATCAGTGGAACACTCCCAATATATTCAGTTTTTGCAAAATTTAAAAGATATTGCAAAAAgctaa